A window from Malania oleifera isolate guangnan ecotype guangnan chromosome 7, ASM2987363v1, whole genome shotgun sequence encodes these proteins:
- the LOC131160095 gene encoding cyclin-dependent protein kinase inhibitor SMR3-like, producing MSNPEFFLLKGSQQQIQLSLLTRPALEFPDDGCHPNASHDRNPIIHHVHHLPPQSQGSEAPLDLNQPGKCEKIAPDSPEKVGRHDKPSISISLTGTEPTDNNDDEDGFRTPTSLEHRIPEPKQCPPAPRRSPCRLRLSPRKVSSATRRRRSLNLDLLREIEEFFGLPTDQDDDRYRFDRKMKRARRDDVK from the coding sequence ATGTCGAATCCAGAGTTTTTCCTTCTCAAAGGATCCCAACAGCAGATCCAACTCAGCCTTCTGACCCGACCCGCTTTGGAATTCCCTGATGACGGCTGCCACCCCAACGCCTCACATGACCGCAACCCCATCATCCATCATGTTCATCATCTTCCTCCTCAATCACAAGGATCAGAAGCACCCCTTGATCTCAACCAACCCGGAAAATGCGAGAAAATCGCTCCGGATTCTCCCGAGAAAGTTGGACGACACGACAAACCGTCGATATCAATATCACTGACAGGAACTGAACCGACGGACAATAATGATGACGAGGACGGGTTCCGAACTCCAACGTCTTTGGAGCATAGAATTCCGGAACCCAAACAATGCCCACCTGCACCCAGAAGATCACCCTGCCGCCTGCGCCTCAGTCCTCGGAAGGTGTCATCCGCTACCCGCCGGCGCCGGAGCCTCAACCTTGATCTTTTGAGAGAGATCGAAGAATTTTTCGGTTTGCCCACCGATCAGGATGACGACCGTTATCGTTTCGACCGGAAGATGAAGAGAGCCCGAAGAGACGACGTCAAATAA